Proteins encoded in a region of the Anopheles ziemanni chromosome 2, idAnoZiCoDA_A2_x.2, whole genome shotgun sequence genome:
- the LOC131281571 gene encoding tubulin polymerization-promoting protein homolog isoform X1 produces MYTHVAVHHRSHTMADENQSNGTDVVDKVAVEVAEMTLDPKDTPAVDPKTPEPAAAEGETNGATGKSTSSAAFKEQFKAFSKFGDTKSDGKHLTLSQSDKWMKQAKVIDKKITTTDTGIHFKKLKSMKLTYDDYNKFLDDLAKTKKVELEEIKSKMADCGAPGVHNATPGKAADTVARLTDTSKYTGSHKQRFDETGKGKGIAGRKDMVDKSGYVSGYGHKNTYDKTH; encoded by the exons ATGTACACACATGTTGCTGTTCACC aCAGATCTCATACTATGGCCGacgaaaatcaatcaaacggaACGGATGTCGTGGACAAGGTAGCCGTTGAGGTGGCGGAAATGACACTCGATCCGAAGGATACACCGGCAGTCGATCCGAAAACGCCCGAGCCTGCCGCCGCCGAAGGGGAAACAAATGGAGCCACCGGTAAATCCACATCCAGTGCAGCCTTTAAGGAACAGTTTAAGGCTTTTTCCAAGTTTGGTGATACGAAGTCGGATGGTAAACATTTGACGCTCTCGCAGAGCGACAAATGGATGAAGCAAGCGAAG GTTATCGACAAGAAGATAACAACCACCGACACGGGAATACACTTCAAGAAACTGAAATCGATGAAGCTAACGTACGACGACTACAACAAGTTCCTGGATGATTTGgccaaaacgaaaaaggtgGAGCTGGAGGAAATTAAGAGCAAAATGGCCGACTGTGGTGCACCGGGCGTGCACAATGCCACT CCCGGAAAAGCAGCAGATACGGTCGCACGCTTAACGGACACTTCCAAGTACACCGGCTCGCACAAACAACGTTTCGACGAGACCGGCAAGGGCAAGGGCATCGCCGGCCGAAAGGACATGGTGGACAAGTCCGGGTACGTGTCCGGGTATGGGCACAAAAACACCTACGATAAAACCCACTGA
- the LOC131281571 gene encoding tubulin polymerization-promoting protein homolog isoform X2 codes for MYTHVAVHRSHTMADENQSNGTDVVDKVAVEVAEMTLDPKDTPAVDPKTPEPAAAEGETNGATGKSTSSAAFKEQFKAFSKFGDTKSDGKHLTLSQSDKWMKQAKVIDKKITTTDTGIHFKKLKSMKLTYDDYNKFLDDLAKTKKVELEEIKSKMADCGAPGVHNATPGKAADTVARLTDTSKYTGSHKQRFDETGKGKGIAGRKDMVDKSGYVSGYGHKNTYDKTH; via the exons ATGTACACACATGTTGCTGTTCACCG ATCTCATACTATGGCCGacgaaaatcaatcaaacggaACGGATGTCGTGGACAAGGTAGCCGTTGAGGTGGCGGAAATGACACTCGATCCGAAGGATACACCGGCAGTCGATCCGAAAACGCCCGAGCCTGCCGCCGCCGAAGGGGAAACAAATGGAGCCACCGGTAAATCCACATCCAGTGCAGCCTTTAAGGAACAGTTTAAGGCTTTTTCCAAGTTTGGTGATACGAAGTCGGATGGTAAACATTTGACGCTCTCGCAGAGCGACAAATGGATGAAGCAAGCGAAG GTTATCGACAAGAAGATAACAACCACCGACACGGGAATACACTTCAAGAAACTGAAATCGATGAAGCTAACGTACGACGACTACAACAAGTTCCTGGATGATTTGgccaaaacgaaaaaggtgGAGCTGGAGGAAATTAAGAGCAAAATGGCCGACTGTGGTGCACCGGGCGTGCACAATGCCACT CCCGGAAAAGCAGCAGATACGGTCGCACGCTTAACGGACACTTCCAAGTACACCGGCTCGCACAAACAACGTTTCGACGAGACCGGCAAGGGCAAGGGCATCGCCGGCCGAAAGGACATGGTGGACAAGTCCGGGTACGTGTCCGGGTATGGGCACAAAAACACCTACGATAAAACCCACTGA